One Gordonia mangrovi genomic region harbors:
- a CDS encoding amidohydrolase family protein, which translates to MTDLTFRRVELPVGIRDVVVRDGRVVEITDDAPSHGSVVIDGRGGALIPGLHDHHLHLHATAAAAESIRCGPPEVTDLAGLTAALTGAPGDGWIRGVGYTETVGGLIDRSALDRCTPDRPVRIQHRSGALWILNTRAADLVDLEQADHPGIERDERGRPTGRLWRADDWLRDHLPDAGPPSLSALGESLSAFGITGITDASPDLSRESRDALIAAHRTGQLPQRLHLLGVGIGDDLPDAGPAVTVGPYKIVIADSGLPDLADLTERIRQAHTHRRPVAVHCVSRVALALLLAAFRDAGVIDGDRIEHGAIIGAGTVTELAELGVRVVTQPGFLADRGDDYLARVDAADLPDLYRCRSLLDHHVPTALSSDAPYGPLDPWAVIRAAIERRAPTGEIVGEAERIRADEALDCHLAPLDDPGGEARQIRPGADADLVLFDRPLAEVLDDPRSDMVRCTVIRGERKFDRG; encoded by the coding sequence ATGACCGATCTCACGTTCCGGCGCGTGGAACTGCCGGTGGGCATCCGGGACGTGGTGGTCCGCGATGGGCGGGTCGTCGAGATCACCGACGACGCACCGTCGCACGGTTCGGTGGTGATCGACGGCCGGGGCGGAGCGCTCATTCCCGGCCTGCATGATCATCATCTGCACCTGCACGCGACGGCCGCCGCAGCCGAGTCGATCCGCTGCGGCCCACCCGAGGTGACCGATCTCGCCGGACTGACCGCGGCGTTGACGGGAGCGCCGGGTGACGGCTGGATTCGGGGTGTCGGGTACACCGAGACGGTGGGCGGTCTGATCGACCGGTCGGCGCTCGATCGGTGCACGCCCGACCGACCGGTCCGCATCCAGCACCGCAGTGGTGCGCTGTGGATTCTCAACACCCGGGCCGCCGACCTGGTCGACCTCGAGCAGGCCGATCATCCCGGCATCGAACGCGATGAACGCGGTCGGCCGACCGGCCGCCTCTGGCGCGCCGACGACTGGCTCCGCGACCACCTGCCGGATGCCGGTCCGCCATCGCTGTCGGCCCTCGGCGAGAGCCTCTCGGCCTTCGGCATCACCGGGATCACCGACGCCAGCCCGGACCTGAGCAGGGAGTCGCGCGACGCCCTGATCGCCGCACACCGCACCGGGCAGTTGCCACAGCGCCTGCACCTCCTCGGCGTCGGTATCGGCGACGACCTGCCCGACGCCGGACCCGCCGTCACGGTGGGCCCCTACAAGATCGTCATCGCCGACTCCGGCCTGCCTGACCTCGCCGATCTCACCGAACGCATCCGGCAGGCGCACACACATCGTCGGCCGGTGGCGGTGCACTGTGTCAGTCGGGTGGCGCTGGCCTTGCTACTGGCCGCGTTCCGCGATGCCGGTGTGATCGACGGGGACCGCATCGAGCACGGCGCGATCATCGGCGCCGGCACCGTCACCGAGCTCGCGGAGCTGGGCGTGCGGGTGGTGACCCAACCCGGATTCCTCGCCGACCGCGGCGATGACTATCTGGCTCGCGTGGACGCGGCCGATCTCCCCGATCTGTACCGGTGTCGCAGCCTGCTCGATCACCACGTGCCCACCGCATTGTCCAGCGATGCGCCGTACGGCCCGCTCGACCCGTGGGCGGTGATCCGTGCCGCGATCGAACGTCGGGCGCCGACCGGCGAGATCGTCGGGGAAGCCGAACGAATCCGCGCAGACGAAGCTCTCGATTGCCATCTCGCCCCCCTCGACGATCCCGGCGGAGAGGCGCGGCAGATACGTCCCGGCGCAGACGCCGACCTGGTGCTGTTCGACCGCCCGCTCGCCGAGGTACTCGACGACCCACGGTCAGATATGGTGCGCTGCACAGTTATCCGCGGCGAGCGAAAGTTCGACCGGGGGTAG
- a CDS encoding MFS transporter — protein sequence MAGTPKRLLPGLVYAALTTAVVSSLGMLLVPSVAQEYDVAVGTAQWMLTINLLVGAVTTPVMGRLSDGPHKKRLLIWALAIILVGSVMAAIAPTFWVFLAGRALQGLSYGIVPVTIALARRYLSDQQMRPGISALSVTVATGLGIGYPLTGVLASGFGFRMAFVAAAIFLVTAMATVWVVVPAGPDERAPHHRFDIPGAVLLSIGLSALLLAISEGPDWGWIAPRSLIVAGAAIAALVAWAVVELRAEHPMINLRIFRHTDVILANGTAIGLGAALYIGLSIASLIAQAPTDTGYGIALPLLWAGFVMLPLSIGSFGANRMVRLVSSRIGLPTLLRLGTATMAVAVFLMLFAHDALWEILIGMFLFGVGLGTGYAAMPALIARTVVTEELGSAVSFNQVLRTVGGACGSALSGAVLAAHPGMDTFPDNTGIVLALALSAIGCSIVFVALVMHFVMR from the coding sequence ATGGCCGGAACCCCCAAGCGACTGCTCCCCGGCCTCGTCTACGCAGCACTGACCACGGCGGTGGTCAGTTCGCTGGGCATGCTGCTGGTACCCAGCGTCGCGCAGGAGTACGACGTCGCCGTCGGCACCGCGCAGTGGATGCTGACCATCAACCTGCTGGTCGGCGCAGTGACGACACCGGTGATGGGCCGCCTCAGCGACGGCCCGCACAAGAAGCGGCTGCTGATCTGGGCACTCGCAATAATCCTCGTCGGTTCGGTGATGGCCGCGATCGCGCCGACATTCTGGGTGTTCCTTGCCGGCCGCGCACTGCAGGGGCTCTCGTACGGCATCGTCCCCGTCACGATCGCCCTCGCACGCCGCTACCTGTCGGACCAGCAGATGCGGCCGGGCATCTCGGCGCTGTCAGTGACCGTCGCCACCGGTCTCGGTATCGGCTATCCGCTGACCGGCGTGTTGGCATCGGGGTTCGGCTTCCGCATGGCGTTCGTCGCCGCCGCGATCTTCCTGGTCACCGCGATGGCCACCGTGTGGGTCGTCGTCCCCGCCGGACCCGACGAACGAGCACCGCACCATCGCTTCGACATACCGGGCGCGGTACTGCTCAGCATCGGGCTCTCGGCGTTGTTGCTGGCGATCAGCGAAGGCCCCGATTGGGGGTGGATCGCGCCGCGCAGCCTGATCGTCGCGGGGGCCGCCATTGCCGCGCTCGTGGCCTGGGCGGTGGTCGAGCTCCGGGCCGAGCACCCGATGATCAACCTGCGCATCTTCCGGCACACCGACGTGATCCTCGCCAACGGGACGGCCATCGGTCTCGGTGCCGCCCTCTACATCGGCCTGTCCATCGCCAGCCTCATCGCGCAGGCGCCGACCGACACCGGGTACGGCATCGCGCTGCCGCTGCTGTGGGCCGGCTTCGTGATGCTGCCGCTGTCGATCGGGAGTTTCGGGGCCAACCGGATGGTGCGGTTGGTCTCGTCGCGGATCGGCTTGCCGACACTGCTGCGGCTGGGCACCGCGACCATGGCCGTCGCCGTGTTCCTGATGCTGTTCGCACACGACGCCCTGTGGGAGATCCTGATCGGCATGTTCCTGTTCGGCGTCGGGCTCGGCACGGGATATGCGGCCATGCCGGCGCTGATCGCGCGCACCGTCGTCACCGAGGAGTTGGGCAGTGCGGTCAGTTTCAACCAGGTGCTGCGCACCGTCGGTGGCGCTTGCGGTAGCGCGCTGTCCGGCGCGGTGCTCGCCGCGCATCCGGGGATGGACACCTTCCCGGACAACACCGGGATCGTGCTTGCACTGGCGTTGAGCGCGATCGGCTGTTCGATCGTCTTTGTCGCCTTGGTGATGCACTTCGTGATGCGCTGA
- a CDS encoding PEP/pyruvate-binding domain-containing protein: MTATTLEFDDVTDDRFGGKAAGLAELRRIGLAVPVGFIVADVSQPETLEAAVRRFTAMRAAGATPVAVRSSAVGEDGDSHSFAGQYDTVLGVDTEAAFLAAVQHCAASVHSRRASSYGGEHHATMNVVVQQMIDARAAGVVFTADPTSGRRDLVVVDAVAGLGDALVDGSTSPEHIILDHSGTPILHEVATQQVLVDAEIDDVVSGALRAAQHWGRPMDLEWAIDRAGRLWWLQARPITTLPGDLTEMDSPVAGANHVYTRCNIGEMMPGAFCPLTASVSGFAIDYAMQMIQVVARAQPNYEQPWLQVGYFSGHMFLNLTEGTALSSGILGNSLEQFSTSICGRVIDELEPAPPQPFLRKLTNTIRLSTHALSVGPAVGRLDEQIAQFRVPAGDDPRLILRELESGVEQYCDVTLTHVRSSSRAAVAANVLESVLIRQALEQGRTEDDGRAEANRLLAGAADVESAIMLAELDAVVHTIAADAAGANRFRRAAPDAAVTDLRATPSAAGIALQQFLSRHGHRGYRELCMRDPSWADDPAGLGAMMQVMLRSARDGAARRPDTSNPEPTSRTIRLLARLAQRGARGREETKSKMALMAYRLKRGYHHLGEVLSATGRLPDADLVFFFDRSELSQVVGSGDITELVQRAGKRREALAFQQALDFDDVSVGRPTPRVTAPPRGATGDRLVGRPAGRGTVEGVVRVAKTIADARDVERGDILVAPVTDVGWTPYFTVIAALVTDIGSSVSHGAVVAREYGLPCVVNTLVATQVLTTGDRVRVDGDRGVVERLPDSAVSAPDITSPGGNR, translated from the coding sequence ATGACCGCGACCACGCTCGAGTTCGACGACGTCACCGACGACCGCTTCGGCGGCAAGGCGGCCGGACTCGCCGAGCTGCGGCGGATCGGACTGGCGGTTCCGGTGGGCTTCATCGTCGCCGACGTCTCGCAGCCGGAAACCCTCGAGGCGGCAGTGCGTAGATTCACCGCAATGCGTGCCGCCGGTGCGACTCCGGTCGCCGTCCGATCCTCGGCGGTCGGGGAGGACGGCGACAGCCACTCGTTCGCCGGTCAGTACGACACCGTGCTGGGGGTCGACACCGAGGCCGCATTCCTTGCGGCCGTGCAGCACTGTGCCGCGTCCGTACACTCCCGCCGCGCCTCGTCGTATGGCGGAGAACACCACGCCACCATGAATGTGGTTGTGCAGCAGATGATCGACGCACGCGCTGCCGGCGTCGTATTCACCGCGGACCCGACGTCCGGCCGGCGCGACCTCGTGGTGGTCGACGCCGTGGCCGGTCTCGGTGATGCGCTCGTCGACGGATCGACATCACCCGAGCACATCATCCTGGACCACAGCGGCACTCCCATCCTGCATGAGGTCGCCACGCAACAGGTCCTGGTGGACGCGGAGATCGACGACGTCGTGTCTGGTGCACTGCGAGCTGCGCAGCACTGGGGCAGACCCATGGATCTCGAATGGGCCATCGACCGAGCCGGGAGACTGTGGTGGCTGCAGGCGCGACCGATCACCACGCTGCCGGGTGATCTCACCGAGATGGATTCGCCGGTGGCGGGTGCCAACCACGTGTACACCCGCTGCAACATCGGCGAGATGATGCCCGGCGCCTTCTGCCCGCTCACCGCGTCGGTGTCCGGCTTCGCGATCGACTACGCGATGCAGATGATCCAGGTGGTGGCGCGAGCACAGCCGAACTACGAGCAGCCGTGGCTACAGGTCGGCTATTTCTCCGGGCACATGTTCCTCAACCTCACCGAGGGCACGGCACTGAGCTCCGGTATCCTCGGCAACTCTCTCGAACAGTTCTCCACTTCCATCTGTGGCCGGGTGATCGACGAACTGGAACCCGCACCACCGCAACCATTCCTCCGCAAGCTGACCAACACGATCCGACTCAGCACGCATGCGCTGTCCGTGGGACCGGCCGTCGGCCGCCTCGACGAGCAGATCGCGCAGTTCCGCGTGCCGGCCGGCGATGACCCGCGGCTGATCCTGCGCGAGTTGGAGTCCGGAGTCGAACAATATTGCGATGTCACGCTGACTCATGTGCGCTCGTCGTCGCGGGCCGCGGTGGCCGCCAATGTCTTGGAGAGCGTGCTGATCCGGCAGGCGCTCGAGCAGGGACGCACGGAAGATGATGGCCGGGCCGAGGCGAACCGCCTGCTGGCCGGCGCCGCCGACGTGGAGAGTGCGATCATGCTCGCCGAACTCGATGCGGTGGTACACACCATCGCCGCCGATGCGGCCGGCGCCAACCGGTTTCGCAGGGCCGCACCGGACGCTGCGGTCACGGATCTGCGCGCGACGCCGAGCGCCGCCGGTATCGCGTTGCAACAGTTCTTGAGTCGGCACGGTCATCGCGGCTACCGCGAACTCTGTATGCGCGACCCGTCGTGGGCCGACGATCCGGCCGGATTGGGCGCGATGATGCAAGTCATGCTGCGGTCGGCTCGTGATGGTGCGGCACGGCGACCGGACACGAGCAATCCCGAACCGACATCGCGGACGATCCGACTCCTCGCCCGACTCGCGCAGCGCGGCGCACGCGGGCGCGAGGAGACGAAATCGAAGATGGCGTTGATGGCGTATCGGCTCAAGCGTGGCTATCACCATCTGGGTGAGGTGCTGTCGGCAACCGGTCGGCTGCCCGATGCGGACCTGGTGTTCTTCTTCGACCGATCGGAGTTGTCTCAGGTCGTCGGGTCGGGCGACATCACCGAACTCGTGCAGCGTGCCGGGAAGCGGCGAGAAGCGTTGGCCTTCCAGCAAGCCCTCGACTTCGACGACGTTTCCGTCGGGCGGCCGACACCGCGGGTCACCGCACCGCCGCGCGGCGCCACCGGCGACCGGCTCGTCGGGCGCCCGGCCGGCCGGGGGACCGTCGAAGGCGTGGTGCGCGTCGCCAAGACCATCGCCGACGCACGTGACGTCGAGCGTGGAGACATCCTCGTCGCCCCGGTCACCGACGTCGGGTGGACGCCCTATTTCACCGTGATCGCCGCCCTGGTCACCGACATCGGCAGTTCGGTGTCGCACGGTGCGGTGGTGGCGCGTGAGTACGGGCTGCCGTGTGTGGTGAACACCCTCGTGGCCACGCAGGTACTGACAACGGGGGATCGGGTGCGGGTCGACGGTGATCGGGGCGTCGTCGAACGTCTGCCGGACAGTGCCGTGTCCGCGCCGGACATCACTTCACCCGGCGGGAACAGGTGA
- a CDS encoding TIGR03617 family F420-dependent LLM class oxidoreductase — MKIMTALFGPSDAIERAKALQEAGASGVFTFEGPHDVFTPLVSASAVGGLDLMSNVAIAFPRNPIQLAHQANDLQLLSEGRFILGLGTQVRAQIEKRYGTEFDHPVARMAEMVGALRAIFATWNSGERLDFRGEYHRHTLMTPTFTPGPNPYGPPPIYLGALGPLMTRMTAEVADGLLVMPFGTKRFLHETTMPGVRAGLAAAGRRDDDFEVIPEIIVSVGDDHTSTRMLLAFYGSTPAYRPVLEAHGWGDLQPELNAMSKQGRWQEMATLIDDDILHTIAACGSPAEVAAHIRDRVDGVSDRICLYQPGPIDTDMLAEIVDALV; from the coding sequence ATGAAGATCATGACCGCGCTGTTCGGCCCCAGCGACGCGATCGAGCGCGCGAAAGCGCTACAGGAGGCCGGCGCCTCCGGCGTGTTCACCTTCGAAGGTCCGCACGATGTGTTCACACCGCTGGTGTCGGCGTCGGCCGTCGGAGGGCTCGACCTCATGTCCAACGTGGCGATCGCGTTTCCTCGCAACCCGATCCAACTCGCCCACCAGGCCAACGACCTGCAACTGCTCAGCGAAGGCCGGTTCATCTTGGGGCTGGGTACGCAGGTGCGTGCACAGATCGAGAAGCGCTACGGCACCGAGTTCGACCACCCCGTCGCGCGGATGGCAGAGATGGTGGGTGCGTTGCGTGCCATCTTCGCTACGTGGAACAGCGGCGAACGTCTCGATTTCCGCGGCGAGTACCACCGACACACCTTGATGACACCGACTTTCACGCCTGGCCCCAATCCCTATGGCCCGCCGCCGATCTATCTCGGTGCGCTCGGCCCGTTGATGACGCGCATGACCGCCGAGGTCGCCGATGGTCTGCTGGTGATGCCGTTCGGTACCAAGCGGTTCCTGCACGAGACCACGATGCCCGGCGTCCGTGCCGGGCTTGCGGCCGCCGGTCGTAGAGATGACGACTTCGAGGTGATCCCCGAGATCATCGTGTCGGTCGGCGACGACCACACCTCGACCCGAATGCTGTTGGCCTTCTACGGTTCCACTCCGGCGTACCGTCCGGTGCTCGAGGCCCACGGGTGGGGTGACCTGCAGCCGGAACTCAACGCGATGTCCAAACAGGGCCGCTGGCAGGAGATGGCCACGCTGATCGACGACGACATCCTGCACACGATCGCTGCCTGCGGCAGCCCCGCCGAGGTGGCCGCGCACATCCGCGACCGCGTCGACGGCGTGTCGGACCGCATCTGCCTGTACCAGCCCGGCCCCATCGACACCGACATGCTCGCCGAGATCGTCGACGCGCTGGTCTGA
- a CDS encoding TetR-like C-terminal domain-containing protein encodes MTAESRSEGKRADGSALGPPGRPRDGRIDVAIIAATRELILESGYPALSLSAIAARAGTTTAAIYRRWAGKAQLVHEAVLPADTIPPPLGSGDIRTDIRSVVETVRAMFDRPEVRMALPGLIADTVADPQVHTMMISRLAGNLGAFENRFGQGRRTDDHLPMLAEVVAGTAIFRILIRQDAALDDAWVDAMTEMITERWPPDGD; translated from the coding sequence ATGACAGCAGAAAGCCGCAGCGAAGGCAAGAGGGCCGACGGCTCTGCCCTCGGGCCGCCGGGGCGTCCGCGCGACGGCCGGATCGATGTCGCGATCATCGCCGCGACCCGCGAGTTGATACTCGAGAGCGGCTATCCGGCGTTGTCGTTGTCGGCGATCGCCGCCCGCGCCGGCACCACCACTGCCGCCATCTACCGACGCTGGGCGGGCAAGGCGCAGCTCGTCCACGAGGCGGTGTTGCCCGCGGATACGATCCCCCCACCCCTGGGTTCCGGCGACATCCGCACCGACATCCGATCCGTCGTCGAGACCGTCCGCGCGATGTTCGATCGTCCGGAGGTCCGTATGGCGCTGCCCGGACTGATCGCGGACACCGTCGCCGACCCGCAGGTGCACACCATGATGATCAGCCGGTTGGCCGGCAATCTCGGAGCGTTCGAAAACCGGTTCGGCCAGGGGCGTCGCACCGACGACCACCTGCCCATGCTCGCCGAGGTGGTGGCGGGTACCGCGATCTTCCGCATCCTGATCCGCCAGGACGCGGCACTCGACGACGCGTGGGTCGACGCGATGACGGAGATGATCACCGAGCGGTGGCCGCCCGACGGCGACTGA
- a CDS encoding serine hydrolase domain-containing protein encodes MLGPYSTRPGRWSLVVVMAIAVLVAACGSEGGTVESSSSSVASADPAKADEIVRIVEDVMANKHLNAAIVRVTVDGREVITQAFGESMTGVPATTDMHFRNGAVAISYVAAVLLQLVDEGAVALDDTIEAWVPQIPNSDKVTLGQLATMTSGYQDYILGNDAFNDAEYANPFRAWTTDELLAFAVDKPLYYEPGTNWNYAHTNYVILGLALEEITGTSVAELIDERILEPLELTNTQADLTATIPEPTLHAFTSERREFFDIAPTAPFYEESTYWNPSWTITHGAIQTSNIYDVEATASKLFAGQTLSPESHQAMVSTRLRGQTSALPGCPTCRPMNEQYTYGMGVAIAGDWILQNPLFSGYAAVTGYLPSQKVAIAVAVTYLPEAFGPDGSYDNGGNTIFSRVGALMAPEDAPPLPRD; translated from the coding sequence ATGCTCGGACCGTATTCGACTCGGCCCGGGCGCTGGTCGCTTGTGGTGGTGATGGCGATCGCCGTGCTCGTCGCGGCCTGCGGCTCGGAGGGCGGCACCGTTGAATCGTCCTCGTCGTCGGTCGCGTCCGCCGATCCGGCGAAGGCCGACGAGATCGTGCGCATCGTCGAGGACGTCATGGCGAACAAACACCTCAACGCGGCGATCGTGCGGGTCACGGTCGATGGCCGGGAGGTGATCACCCAGGCCTTCGGCGAGTCGATGACCGGGGTTCCGGCCACCACCGACATGCACTTCCGCAACGGTGCGGTCGCGATCTCGTATGTGGCGGCCGTACTGCTGCAACTCGTCGACGAGGGCGCGGTCGCCCTGGACGACACCATCGAAGCATGGGTGCCGCAGATACCCAACAGCGACAAGGTCACGCTGGGCCAACTCGCGACGATGACCTCGGGGTATCAGGACTACATCCTGGGGAACGACGCCTTCAACGACGCCGAGTACGCCAACCCGTTCCGGGCCTGGACGACCGACGAACTCCTGGCCTTCGCGGTCGACAAACCGCTGTACTACGAACCCGGCACGAACTGGAACTACGCCCACACCAACTACGTGATCCTGGGCCTGGCACTGGAGGAGATCACCGGCACGTCCGTGGCCGAGCTCATCGACGAACGCATCCTCGAGCCGCTGGAGCTGACGAACACCCAAGCCGACCTCACCGCGACGATTCCCGAACCGACGCTGCACGCGTTCACCAGTGAGCGACGGGAGTTCTTCGACATCGCGCCGACCGCACCCTTCTACGAGGAATCCACCTACTGGAATCCGTCGTGGACCATCACGCACGGCGCGATCCAGACCTCGAACATCTACGACGTGGAGGCCACCGCGAGCAAACTGTTCGCGGGACAGACCTTGTCGCCCGAATCGCATCAGGCGATGGTGTCCACCCGCCTGCGTGGCCAGACGAGCGCACTGCCGGGCTGCCCGACCTGCCGGCCGATGAACGAGCAGTACACCTACGGCATGGGTGTCGCGATCGCCGGGGACTGGATTCTGCAGAATCCGCTGTTCAGCGGCTATGCGGCGGTCACCGGATACCTACCGTCGCAGAAGGTCGCGATCGCCGTCGCGGTGACCTATCTCCCCGAGGCGTTCGGGCCGGACGGCAGCTACGACAACGGCGGCAACACCATCTTCTCGCGCGTCGGGGCACTGATGGCGCCCGAGGATGCGCCGCCGCTGCCGCGGGATTGA
- a CDS encoding Gfo/Idh/MocA family protein → MIRMATIGTSTITGRFIAAAAEVPAVRVATAYSRDADRAARFAAEMGLTGSASDLDQLLSDPAIDAVYIGSPNGIHADQAHAAIAAGKHVLVEKPAVPTEAEFGGLIAAASDVGVTLLEAMRNCYDPGMQAVAALLPELGVLRRASLAYCQRSARYDKVLAGERVNIFDPALAGGALYDLGVYPVAAMVQLFGEPQQIHAAAVPIAGGADGAGAVLAGYDGFVVDLSYSKITASDRANEIQGESGTLTFEHVAEPRSATLTLLDGTVTEYTFDGPANNMVHEVRRFAELVAGADDPTPDHARTLATLRIVERIRAAM, encoded by the coding sequence ATGATCCGGATGGCGACGATCGGTACCAGCACCATCACCGGCCGGTTCATCGCCGCGGCCGCCGAGGTGCCGGCCGTGCGGGTGGCCACGGCGTATTCTCGCGACGCCGACCGCGCCGCCCGATTCGCCGCCGAGATGGGCCTGACAGGCTCGGCGTCCGATCTCGATCAGCTGCTATCCGACCCGGCCATCGACGCGGTCTACATCGGATCACCCAACGGCATCCACGCCGATCAAGCGCACGCCGCGATCGCCGCCGGCAAGCATGTGCTGGTCGAGAAGCCCGCAGTACCCACCGAGGCCGAGTTCGGCGGCCTGATCGCCGCGGCCTCGGACGTCGGGGTGACCCTGCTGGAGGCGATGCGCAACTGTTACGACCCGGGAATGCAGGCGGTGGCCGCTCTGCTGCCCGAACTCGGGGTGCTGCGACGGGCGTCGCTGGCCTACTGCCAACGGTCGGCCCGCTACGACAAGGTCCTCGCCGGTGAACGCGTGAACATCTTCGATCCCGCTCTGGCCGGGGGTGCGCTGTACGACCTCGGCGTCTACCCGGTCGCGGCGATGGTCCAACTGTTCGGCGAGCCGCAGCAGATCCACGCCGCCGCGGTGCCGATCGCCGGCGGCGCAGACGGCGCCGGTGCGGTGTTGGCCGGGTACGACGGTTTCGTGGTCGATCTGTCGTATTCGAAGATCACCGCATCGGACCGGGCGAACGAGATCCAAGGCGAATCGGGGACTCTCACCTTCGAGCACGTCGCCGAGCCGAGATCGGCGACGCTGACGCTGCTCGACGGAACAGTCACCGAGTACACCTTCGACGGACCGGCCAACAACATGGTCCACGAGGTCCGACGATTCGCCGAACTGGTGGCGGGGGCCGACGACCCGACACCCGATCACGCCCGCACCTTGGCCACCTTGCGGATCGTCGAACGGATTCGCGCGGCGATGTGA
- a CDS encoding TetR/AcrR family transcriptional regulator C-terminal domain-containing protein, translated as MNAPGRGSREAGKATRQALLRAAADVFAEHGETASVAQICAGAGTHPNQVTYYFGSKDQLFVEVACGAVLRAGRAAEEAAATATTVGEYTHVLISTLLGERARDVELFTTAMSMASRRADLRPQIADALAVLHDRGAEALMRTLVRTGWELRAPIDVEAKAFWSAIFGLVIQQAAAGDQLGSGLEDAVAIVFTNLQIPKQVLAHAI; from the coding sequence ATGAATGCACCGGGTCGCGGTAGCCGGGAAGCGGGTAAGGCAACCCGCCAAGCCTTGCTGCGCGCGGCGGCCGACGTATTCGCCGAGCACGGCGAGACGGCATCGGTCGCCCAGATCTGCGCGGGCGCCGGCACGCACCCCAACCAGGTCACCTACTACTTCGGCTCCAAGGATCAACTGTTTGTCGAGGTGGCCTGCGGTGCCGTCTTGCGCGCGGGGCGTGCCGCGGAGGAGGCCGCCGCGACGGCCACGACGGTCGGCGAGTACACCCACGTACTGATCTCCACCCTGCTCGGCGAGCGCGCCCGCGATGTCGAGTTGTTCACCACGGCGATGTCGATGGCGTCGCGCCGCGCCGACCTGCGCCCGCAGATCGCCGACGCACTCGCTGTGCTGCATGACCGCGGTGCCGAAGCCTTGATGCGGACCCTCGTGCGGACCGGGTGGGAGCTGCGGGCGCCGATCGATGTGGAGGCGAAGGCCTTCTGGTCGGCGATCTTCGGCCTCGTCATCCAGCAAGCGGCCGCCGGGGATCAGCTCGGCTCCGGACTCGAGGACGCGGTCGCGATCGTATTCACCAACCTGCAGATCCCGAAACAGGTGTTGGCCCATGCGATCTGA